A single genomic interval of Mesoplodon densirostris isolate mMesDen1 chromosome 8, mMesDen1 primary haplotype, whole genome shotgun sequence harbors:
- the PLCD4 gene encoding 1-phosphatidylinositol 4,5-bisphosphate phosphodiesterase delta-4 produces the protein MASLLQGRLPVNQDLLLMQKGTLMRKVRSKSWKKLRYFRLQDDGMTVWHARQAGGRAKPSFSISDVDTVREGHESELLRNLAEEFPLEQGFTIVFHGRRSNLDLVANSVEEAQIWMQGLQLLVDFVTSMDQQERLDQPGWLSDWFQHGDKNQDGRMSFGEVQRLLHLMNVEMDQDHAFQLFQRADASQSGTLEGEEFVEFYKSLTQRPEVQELFEKFSSDGQKLTLLEFVDFLQEEQKEGERASDLALELIDCYEPSNSGKLRHVLSMDGFLSYLYSKDGDIFNPTCLPIYQDMTQPLNQYYISSSHNTYLVGDQLCGQSSVEGYIRALKRGCRCVEVDIWDGPSGEPIVYHGHTLTSRIPFKDVVAAIGQYAFQTSDYPVILSLENHCSWEQQEMIARHLTEILGNQLLSTTLDGQLPTQLPSPEELRRKILVKGKKLKTLEEDLEEEEEEPESELEEAELQLEAQMESEPQELSPRSKDKKKKSKPILCSSLSALVVYLKAVTFYSFAHSREHYRFYETSSFSEAKAKSLIKEAGNEFVLHNTWQLSRVYPSGLRTDSSNYNPQEFWNAGCQMVALNMQTAGLEMDLCDGLFRQNAGSGYVLKPGFLRDVQSSFHPERPISPFKAQTLLIQVISGQQLPKVDKTKEESIVDPLVRVEIFGVRQDTTRQETSYVENNGFNPYWGQTLCFRVLVPELALLRFVVKDYDWKSRNDFIGQYTLPWNCMQQGYRHIHLLSKDGISLHPASIFVHICTQEGVEGVES, from the exons ATGGCGTCCCTGCTGCAAGGCC GGCTGCCTGTTAATCAAGACCTGCTGCTGATGCAGAAAGGCACGCTGATGCGCAAGGTGAGGTCCAAAAGCTGGAAGAAGCTAAGATACTTCAGACTTCAGGACGATGGCATGACAGTCTGGCATGCCCGGCAGGCCGGAGGCAGGGCCAAGCCCAGCT TCTCAATATCCGACGTGGACACAGTGCGTGAGGGCCACGAGTCTGAGTTGCTGCGAAACCTGGCAGAGGAGTTCCCCCTGGAGCAGGGCTTCACCATCGTCTTCCATGGCCGCCGCTCCAACTTGGACCTGGTGGCCAACAGTGTCGAGGAGGCCCAGATCTGGATGCAGGGGCTCCAGCTGTTGGTGGACTTTGTCACCAGCATGGACCAACAGGAGCGGCTGGACCA ACCTGGATGGCTGAGTGATTGGTTCCAGCACGGAGACAAAAACCAGGATGGTCGGATGAGTTTTGGAGAAGTCCAGCGGTTACTGCACCTGATGAATGTGGAAATGGACCAAGACCATGCCTTCCAGCTTTTCCAG AGAGCAGATGCATCCCAGTCTGGGACTCTGGAGGGAGAAGAATTTGTAGAGTTTTATAAGTCTTTGACTCAGCGTCCTGAGGTGCAGGAACTGTTTGAAAAGTTTTCATCTGATGGGCAGAAGCTGACCCTGCTGGAATTTGTGGATTTTCTCCAAGAGGAGCAGAAAGAAGGAGAACGGGCTTCTGACCTTGCTCTAGAACTCATTGACTGCTATGAGCCTTCAAATAGTG GCAAACTGCGCCATGTGCTGAGCATGGATGGCTTCCTCAGCTACCTCTACTCGAAGGACGGAGACATCTTCAATCCGACCTGCCTCCCCATCTACCAGGATATGACTCAGCCCCTGAACCAGTACTACATCAGCAGCTCCCACAACACCTACCTAGTGGGAGACCAGCTTTGTGGCCAGAGCAGCGTGGAGGGATACATACG GGCCCTGAAGCGGGGATGCCGCTGCGTGGAGGTGGATATATGGGATGGACCTAGCGGGGAACCTATTGTTTACCACGGACACACACTGACCTCTCGCATCCCGTTCAAAGACGTCGTGGCCGCCATTGGACAGTATGCCTTCCAG aCATCAGACTATCCAGTCATCTTGTCCCTGGAGAACCACTGCAGCTGGGAACAGCAGGAGATGATAGCACGCCATCTGACAGAGATCCTGGGGAATCAGCTACTGAGCACCACCTTGGATGGGCAGCTTCCCACTCAGCTGCCCTCCCCTGAG GAGCTTCGGAGGAAGATCCTTGTGAAGGGAAAGAAGTTAAAAACGCTTGAGGAGGAtcttgaggaagaggaggaggagccagAGTCTGAACTGGAAGAGGCTGAGCTGCAGCTGGAGGCCCAGATGGAGTCTGAGCCCCAGGAGTTGAGCCCTCGCAGTAAGGACAAAAAGAAG AAATCCAAGCCCATCTTATGTTCATCCCTCTCTGCCCTGGTTGTCTACTTGAAGGCTGTCACCTTCTACAGCTTTGCTCATTCGAGGGAGCACTACCGCTTCTATGAAACATCATCTTTCTCTGAAGCCAAGGCCAAGAGCCTCATCAAGGAGGCTG GCAATGAGTTTGTGCTGCACAATACCTGGCAGTTAAGCCGTGTATATCCCAGTGGCCTGAGGACAGATTCATCCAACTACAACCCCCAGGAGTTCTGGAATGCAGGCTGCCAGATGG TGGCTCTGAATATGCAGACTGCGGGGCTTGAGATGGACCTGTGTGATGGGCTCTTCCGTCAGAACGCTGGCTCCGGCTACGTGCTGAAGCCAGGCTTCCTGCGTGACGTCCAGAGTTCCTTCCACCCTGAGAGGCCCATCAGTCCGTTCAAAGCCCAGACCCTCCTAATCCAG GTAATCAGTGGGCAGCAACTCCCCAAAGTGGACAAGACCAAAGAGGAGTCCATTGTGGATCCACTGGTAAGAGTGGAGATCTTTGGCGTCCGCCAAGACACAACCCGGCAAGAGACCAGCTACGTGGAGAACAATG GTTTTAATCCATACTGGGGGCAGACACTGTGCTTCCGGGTCCTGGTACCTGAACTGGCCCTGCTGCGTTTTGTGGTAAAAGACTATGACTGGAAATCCCGAAACGATTTCATTGGTCAGTACACCCTGCCTTGGAACTGCATGCAACAAG GTTACCGCCACATACACTTGCTCTCCAAGGATGGCATCAGCCTCCATCCAGCCTCCATCTTCGTGCACATCTGCACCCAGGAAGGGGTGGAGGGGGTTGAGTCTTAA